TTCGGCAGCAGCCATCTGGGGGTCTGCAATTTTCTGTTCGCCGATGGCGCGGCGACATCGATCAACGTAGAAGTCTCGACGGATGTCCTGGGCCGTTTGACGGCACGCAACGATGGCAAAGTCGTCACGCGAGATTCTTACTGACGTGGGCAGGGGCCCCGCAACGTATTCAAACGACCGTCTGGAAACCTGATTGCCCATGAACAAGTTTTGTTCAATCCGAAGTCATCTGCGACGGCTGATCCCGCTGGTGCTGCTGAGCGTGTTGGTCGGGTGTGGCAGTGATCGGCAGATGGCGAAGGTGACGGGAACCGTGAAGTTTCCGGACGGAACGCCGGTGACGAGCGGTACGGTCGAATTCGAAACAGTCGACCAGAAGCCGCCAGTGACTGCGACGGGAGAAATCAACGAAGCCGGCGAGTTTAAGCTTGGCACATGGATGCCTGATGACGGTGTGCTGATTGGAAAGCATCGAGCGGTCGTGGTGGCTGATTTCGAAATCGGCACCGGAGCTGAGCGACCGAATCTCATTCCTCAGTCCAAGGTCCACAGCAAGTACCGCGAATTCGAAACTTCAGGACTCGAATTCACGATCGAAGAAGATGACATGGACCTTCAAATCGTGGTCGATCCCGCTCAGCTCGCAAATAAGTAGCGACGAAGGTTTAGATGAGAAACCGCGTGCTCGCACGTTGGCATTCGTACCCTTGGGCGATTCATCCTAGCTGAAAGGACCTACCTATGCCACGTCCAGCCCGGTCAGAGTTCCGGTGCTCATACCAAAGCGATCCGTTTCAACGCCGAATTGCTGCAGCATCGAAACAAACAGGTTGCTGAGCGGAATTCGCTTGCGAGAGTCTTCAGGGAATTGCTTGAGTTCGCCATGCCGGAATCCGCCGCCGGCGAGGATCAATGGCAGGTCGCTGTTTGTGTGAGAGTTCGCGTTGCCCATGCCGCTGCCGAGCAACACCATTGTGCTGTCGAGCAAACTGCCGTCGCTGCCTGGTTCTCGAAGTGACTTTAGCTTCTGAATAAACCGTGCGTACTGTTCGGTTTGATAGCGTTCGACCTGTACGAGTAGATCGAGGTTCTCTTTCAGCTTGCCGTGGTGGGAAAGTGAGTGGTACCCCTTTTGAATTCCCAGGTCTCTGATTGCAAAGCTGCCGCCGATTTCCAACGTTGCGACGCGAGTCGAATCGGTCTGCAACGCCAGCGCGATGAGGTCATAAATCAGGGGAAGGTCTTTTGTCAGTCCCTGATTCTGCGGCTGGTCGAGATCGACCGAAGGTTTGGGGACGTTCTGCCACTGGCGGTCGAGGTTTAACTTTGATTCCACGTCACGCACCGACGAAAAGTATTCTTCCAGCTTTGCGCCGTCTGCTTTGTTAAGCCGCCGCTTCAGTGATTTTGCATCGCTTAGCACGGAGTCCAGAATCGAATGCTGCAAAGCGATTCGGTCGACCGCCTTTTTCTTCGCTGCCGGTCCGTCGTCGATGAACAGTGCCTGAAACAATTCGCGGGGACCGGGCACTGGTGGAACTCGAGTGCCAGTGCGCGTCCAGCTCATCTGACATCCACCATGGACGCCATCGTCTGATCCAATCGCTAGTGAGGGAAATCGCGTTTTCGAACCGACGAATTCGGCCGCTCGTTGATCAAGGCTGATTCCTCCGTCGGGCATGCTCTTCGCGTCGGCTGATTTCACTCCGGTCAGAAAGGCGTGGATCGCAAAGTGTCCGCCTTTCAGGCCGTGGTCGAGATGCGACAGAATCGTGAAGTCTTCGCGGTGCGCTGCCAGCGGTTCCAGCAGCGGCGTGATCTCGAAATCGCGACCAGATGTCGTTGGCCAAAATGCTTCCGGGTACATTCCAAATTCGTTGCCGATGCATACCATGCGCATCGGCGGCGTCTGTTCCTTCGCCGCAGTAGCGCCTCCTCGTGCGAGCGATTCCAGCGTCGGGAGCGCGAGCAGCACTCCGGACGACTGCAGAAAGCGACGACGATGTGTTTCAAAGCGGTGCATAGGTGGTTCCTGAAACGAACTGCGGCTAACCTGCTTACGATACCGTGGCGTGTCGCGGGCGGAAAGACAAATGAGATCTCGATGGCTGCCTATTCAAAAACTCTGCCTGGCCTGAAGTCGGACATCACCCCGATTTCCCATTGGAAGACATTCACAGAGGTGACGAACGCATGAGCCAGGAAGAATCGATCGGGTTTCAGATCCTGCGTTCCATTCGCCGCATCATCCGACGAACGTCCGAACATTCGCGCAGTGTCGGGCGACATGGCGGAGTCAGTGTGCCTCAAATGCTGTGCATGAAGGCAATCTCTGAGTTTCCCGACAACGCAGAAGTGACCGTGGCGATGGTCGCCGAAACCGTGCAGCTGTCCGCACCGACGGTGTCACGGATTCTGGACCGCCTGGAAAAAAACGGCTACGCCCTGCGCGAACGAAAAAGCAGCGACCGTCGTAAGGTCTGCATCTCATTGACCGAAGACGGCTGGAAGCGGATCGAAAACCTGCCCGCTCCGCTGCATGAACAGTTTCTGCAGCGGCTGGAAACGCTCGATCCGTTGGAACGGCTGGGCCTGCAAAAAGCGCTCGAACGCATCGTGGAGCTGATGGACGCCGAAGGCATTGATGCGTCGCCGATGCTGACACCGGAGCTGGAAATGGACAACGGCCTTGCGGCTGATCCGCAGAAAGACCAGACGTCGATTGAGTAAATTGCGGGCTCAACGCCTTGTTTGCCCGAACAGCAGGTTGTTCGGGCTTAGGCGAACGATTTACGAATCCGTCAGCAGTGGATACACGCCGTTTTCGTCATGAGTCTCCGGTCCTACCAGCGGCGGATTGAAGACGCAGATCATTCGCATCTGCGTGTCAGCAATCAGCAAGTGCTTTTCGTTTTCGCTTAAGGCATACATCGTGCCTGCTTCGATTTCGTGGACTTCACCGTCGTGGGTGAGATCTTTGATGCGGCCTTTACCTTCGATGCAGTACACCGCTTCCAGGTGGTTCTGGTAGTGGATGGGCGTTTCGGTGCCAGCGAAGATCAGGGTGTCGTGTAGTGAAAAGCCCATGCCGTCGCCGCTTAACAGGAAGCGGCGGCTGGCCCAGGTGTCGGCTTTCTGTTCGCGGTCGGTGTCGACCAGGTCGGCTAATTTTCGAATGATCATTTCTCAGGTCTTCTGGTGTGAGTGTAGGGATTGAAACGGGGTGACAGGTCTAACCCGCTTCGACAAAATCCTTGCACATCACTTCCTTAACGCTGGCGGCCATGATTTCCAGTCCGCGTGTGAGTTCGTCGTCGGAAATCGTCAGGGGTGGCAGCGCCTTCAAGACTTCGCCCTTTGGCCCGGCGGTTTCGATAATCAGGCCCTGCTGAAACGCTTTCTTGGAAATTTGCGAAGCGGCTTTCGCGTTTTCAAACTGCATTCCCGTGATCATGCCTCGGCCACGCACTTCCGCATCACATTCGGAGGCCAGGTCCAGCATGACGTCTCGAATGCGCTTAGCATCGGTATTCACTTTGCGGGTCAACCGGTCGTCACTCCAGAACTCTTCCAACGCGGCCGTCGCGGTGACGAATGCCGGGTTGTGTCCTCGAAACGTGCCGTTGTGTTCGCCAGGATTGAAGATGTCCAGTTCCGGCTTCATCAACGTCAAAGCCATCGGCAGCCCGTAGCCTGACAACGACTTCGACAGACAGACGATGTCTGGTTCCAGTCCATAAGTTTCGAAACTGAAGAACGGTCCCGTTCGTCCACAGCCAACCTGAATGTCGTCAACGATCAACAGCACGTCGTACTGAGCGGCCAGCTGGGCTAATTGTTGCAGCCATGTGCGAGTTGCGACGTTGACTCCTCCTTCGGCCTGCACCGTTTCCAGAATAAATGCCGCAGGCAGGTCCATTCCGCTGCTGGAATCTTCCAGAAAGCGTTCCAGGGCACCAATCGTGTCGGCTTCGCTGCCGAGGTAATCGCAGTATGGCATATGGCTGACATTGCCCAGCGGAACGCCCGCGCCAGCTCGCTTGCCGCTGTTTCCGGTGAGCGCCAGAGCTCCCAAAGTCATGCCATGGAAGCCGTTGGTAAACGATACAACGTTGTGTCGTTGAGTCACTTTTCGTGCCAGCTTCAACGCGGCTTCGACGGCGTTTGTACCTGTCGGGCCGGTAAACATCATCTTGTAGTCAAAGCCGCGCGGCTTCAGTATGAGTCGGTCGAAGGTTTCCAGAAACTTCTTCTTAGCTACCGTCGACATGTCCAGTGCGTGGACCACCCCGTCGTTCATGAGGTAGTCGATCAGATGCTGCTTCAAAGCGGGTGGGTTGTGCCCGTAGTTCAGAACGCCGGCACCCGCAAAGAAGTCGATAAACTCGTCGCCGTGAATGTCGGTCAGAGTCGCTCCGCGAGCTGTCGCGAATGTCGTTGGGAAATCGCGGCAGTAACCGCGTACGTTGCTTTCGAGGCGTTCGAATGTGTCCATGGATGTGGTCCTAATGTTCTTCCGTGAAGTGAATAAGAGAATCTTGGAAACCCAGGTCGACGGTTGGTTGCTGTCAGAAGCACGCTGGACAGAAAACTGTCGGTTTGGGTGGGCAGGACGGCAGCACGCCGTCGCAAATGTTCAACGAGAAAGGATGGCACTCCGATCAGAATGCACCGGGATTCATGCAGGACGCCTGTGACAACGGGCCAATCCGGATGACCGGCTCGGCCTCATGATCGCCAGGCGGGAAGTCTGATTCTGCGAAGCCAGACGCTTCGGTCAGCTGTGTGTCGAAGGTTGTCGCCAACGCCTGGAACAATCGCCGTGAAGCTGTGTTCGACGGTGCGATGGTCGCGTCAACATATTCCGGGAACTCATCACCGTTGCAGCGGCGGACAAGATCCGTCAGCAGCCTCAGACCAAGCCCCTGTCCCTGAGCGGCTGGAGCGACTGCGATTTGCCAAACGAAAAGCACGTGGGGCCGATCCGGAGGACGGTAGCCAATGACGAAGCCAACGACTTCGCCATCCGATTCGGCGACAAGACAGGTGCGAGCAAAGTCTCGGCACATCAGCAAATAGAGGTAGCTCGAATTCCGGTCGAGAACGCCGGATTCGTTGACAATTCGCCAGATAGACGCCGCGTCCTCCACAGACGGCGGGCGTAATCGCAATTGAGATGTCGTGGACACCTTGATGTCTGTCATGTTCCTTTTCGCGGACCCTCGCCTTGACGCAGTAACTGTTTGCGTATGAAATAGTTAGCATTGCAACTATTGCTGTGGCAAGATTACGCAATTCCTAAGTCACGTCAACCTCCAATCGGTGGATTCTTGATCGTCGCTTGTTCGCCAGCTGACCTTAAATGTTGATTTGCAAAGGTGTTACGGCACCCCGGAACAATTTATGAATACTGTAGCTGTGAGCTTTTTGGCGTTTCTGGCCATCTTTGTAGGCATCGGAATCGCGTCCGTCTTAAAGCGAAGAGACACTCCCGACGACTATTTGATTGCAGGGCGAAGCGTGCCTCCTTGGCTGGCCGCATTGTCGGCCGTGGCCACCAATAACAGTGGATTCATGTTTATCGGGCAGATCGCGTACGCCTACCGGGTGGGCATCGAGGCCGTGTGGATGATGGTAGGTTGGGTGGTGGGCGACTTTGTGGCTTGGCTGCTCGTGCATCCCAAAGTGCGTCGTGAATCCGAAAACATCAACGTCAATACGGTTCCCGCACTCATGGGCACCCGGTCCTATGGGACTCAGCGAGTCGTGACGGTGATGGCGGGGCTGTTGACGTTCATTCTGCTGGGCGTGTACGCGGCCGCTCAGCTTAAGGCGGGAAGCACGGCCTTGCAGACCTTGTTCGGCTGGGATCCGAAGGTAGGCGTCATCATTGGAGCCGTCATCGTGGTGGTGTATTGCTTTTCCGGCGGAATTCGGGCGTCTATCTGGACCGACGCCGCTCAATCGATCGTGATGTTGCTTGCGATGGCGACGTTGCTGGTTTTTGCTGGCCGCGAAGTTGGCGGTCCAACGGCCATGCTGGCTAATCTGCGTGATCAGGATCCGACGCTCGTGCGTTGGTTTCCGGCCGATCTGAAGTTTGGTTTCGGGATGTATCTGCTGGGCATGGTGTTTGGCGGATTCGGAGCGATCGGTCAGCCACACATTTTGGTTCGCTTTATGGCCATCCGGTCCGTTGACGAAGTCCGTCGTGCTCGAATGATTTACTTCATGTGGTTTATCCCATTCTTCATTGGCAGCATCGCGGTCGGATTGTATTCACGAGCGATCATGCCGGACCTGTTGACGATTCCGCTAACCCAGGGCTTGACGGAATCTGCAGCCACGGAACTTGCGATGCCGGAACTCGCGAGACGCCTACTACCGGACGTATTGATCGGATTGACGCTGGCTGGCCTGTTTTCTGCCACGATGTCGACGGCAGATTCTCAGATTCTGGTCTGTTCTGGCGCGATCACTCAGGACATCAATCCTCGGTGGAAGGACTCTTACATCGCCTCTAAACTGGCGACTCTGGCTGTCGCTGCCCTGGCGTTAAGTATCGCATTGTTCGCAGGGCAGGGCGTGTTCGCTTTGGTGCTGATCGCGTGGTCAGCGCTGGGAGCTGGCCTTGGCCCGGCTTTGTTGCTGCGACTATTTCACGTGCGTCTGTCGACGCTGACTGTGGTTTTGATGATGACGGCCGGTGTCGGCACCGTTATCGGCTGGACGATGGCTGGTTACGACGGCGACATCTTCAAACTGTTTCCCGGCATGCTGGCTTCGTTTGCGATGTGGCCTGTTGGCGAGTTTCTTGCAAGAACGATGCAGCAGGCTGAGCAACCCTCGGCTGCGAGCGAGACTAATTAGAATCCCTCCATGTCCGAATTCCTTTCTTCGTTCGCCTTGTTATTTGTCCTGTTAAACCCTTTTCTGGTAATCATTTACCTCGTCGACGTGGTGGAAAAGCTGGAGCGCTCGAACTTCAATCGAGTGCTCTGGCGAGCTGGATTGATCGCCGGAGTCGTGTTCTGCAGTTTTGGTGTACTGGGTGACGCGATCTTCTCGAATATCGTGCCGGCTCAGTTTGCTTCGTTTCAGATATTTGGCGGTGTCGTTTTTCTGCTGATCGGCGTGCAGTTCGTTTTCCGTGGCCCAACCGCCATTGAATTGCTGCGAGGTGAATCCGAACACCTTGCCGGAGCCATAGCGATGCCCGTGTTGATCGGGCCTGGCACAATTAGCGCGAGCGTCATCGTTGGCGAACGGCATGACCCTTTGACCGCGTGTGCTGCGATTTTTGCGGCAGTGGCGGCGTCTGTGGCGCTGATGCTGGTCCTCAAGTTCGCTCACGACTACGTGCGTCCCCGTAATGCGGCATTGATCGACCGCTATATCGAAATCACGGGCCGAGTGGCGTCGCTGTACGTGGGAACTGTGTCTGTAGAAATGATCATGCAGGGCGTGCGATCATGGGCTGAGCTGTTCTAAGGCTGACTATCAGCCCCGGCAGAGGCCCGCATCGGCAAAATTTGCCGGAAGTCGAAAGCGGCAATTCCTGCCGGTTCGGATTTTCGAGTGGCAAAAGCTGCCCAGATGGGCTTTCAGGCTGCGATTTTCAGTCTTTGACGCCGCTGAAAATGCACAGAACTGCCGGAATACTCTCACGGCGAATCCGCGTAGTCGTCTATACCTACGCCCCAAGGGGACTTCGCACTTTGCGGTCCACTCATGACCGGTTCGGCCCGCGACTTCGGAAACGGGCCACCTGAATTTGGCAGAATACGGACAAAAGGAATTGTCGCCGAAGATGATTGAAACGAGGCTTTACCTTGTCGTCGTCGCCTGTGCCATTTCCGGCTGTGCCCAGACGCAATATCGAGCATCCGAACTGCCACGTAAGTACGCCGCTCGTTCAGTTCGCGACTATTCGACGGTCGATCTCACGCCGTATGCCCGCCAGGTAGCCAATCAGGACGCGATCCGGCCAGGCGATCGCCTGCAGGTTACGTTGGACACGGGCACGCTGCAGGAGAATTCGGAGCACGTCTGGAAGGTCAGTATTGACGATTCCGGAGCAACCTCATTGCCGAATATCGGGCCTGTAAAGCTGGCCGGCCTCACGAATACGGAAGCGGAGCGATCCATTGTTAAGACTAGTCTGGAACGTGACGTCTTCCTGACCCCAACGGTGGAAGTGAAAGTCGCTCAACGACGCGAACGAATCATCCTGGTTTCCGGAGCTGTCGAAGAGCCGGGCCCGGTGAAGATTTTGGATGACGACGTCAGTCTTGCCGACGTGATCGTGCAGGCGGGTGGAATCACAAGCGAGGCGTCGGGGACCATTACGATCAGCTCTTCGCCGGACTCAGACACGGCACCCGCCGCGCCATTAGTTCCTAACGCGGTACTTCCCGTCGGGCAAAAGACTGTACAAGCAACAGTCATCAGTCTGGAGACAGCGTCGAAGGCTGAACTGGCAGAAACAAAGCTGGGAGAAGGCTCTGTGGTACATGTCGAAGCAACCACTCCTCGACCAATTAAGGTCGTTGGCGTAATTAAGAACCAAGTGGTCGAAGTGCCCTCCGGGCAGAACGTTCGTCTTTTAGATGCCGTGACTCAGGCGGGCGGCCAAACGTATTCGAATTGGATATCGGACCGTGTCACGATCACTCGCCACGTTCCCGGTAGCGATGAAACGATCCGTATTAAGGGCTCGATTCGCAAGGCGCGAGCGGACAGCGCAGAGAACATTCTGCTGGCGCCATATGACATTATCACAGTGGAAGAAAACTTGATGACCTTCACGCTCTCGACATTGAGCGGGCTGTTCGGGGCAGGTGCCAACGCGGCACGAATCGGAGCTTACTAGCCGACATGGATCCGTACACACTAGAACAACTCGATTCTACTGAACCACAGGGCTTTCACGCTCTGTTGCGGTTTCTACGAGTCGTCAACCGACACCGTATGATCCTTGTGGGCCTGGTCGCGGCCGCCGCTTTCCTGGCCGTCGTACGTCACAAGCAGATTCCCAAGCAGTATGAATCCACGGCTCGACTGATGGTTCGCCAGGTTTCGGCTGACCCCAAATCGCAATCGAATAGCGCGACGGAAGGCCTGCTGGCTAGCTATCGCCAGTTGCTTTTAAGTGATCGCGTGTTGACGGATACCGTCAAAGAACTGAAGAGTTTGCCGCCCGAACTGGCAGCTGAGCCGGACCGGACCGTTTGGCCCATACGGTTGCGGGAAATGCTGGTGGTCACATTCGAAACTGATGAATACGTTTTGGAAATAAAGTGCCGTTCGACGTCTCCGGAATCGACCGTGAACGTGATAGAGGGGCTGTCTGTGGCATCCGGCAAGTTCATGGACGAATATCAGAAAGACTTGTCCGTCGAACTGATGAAGCAACTGGAACGCAAAGGCGAGACCGTTCTGAAGGGGCTGCTGGCGAAAGAAAATGAACTTCTTGAAGCACGTCAAAATTGCGGTGATATCGCACTTAGCAAAGAATCCGAAGATTCGCATCCACTCGTTCAACGTGTCAGCCACCTAAATGAAAATCTGACGACAGTGCAGAGTCGAAGGTTGCAACTGGAAGCGACCCTGGTGTCGGCTCGCGAACTTGTGGCGACAAATTCTGATCTGACCTCCGCTCTTAAGAAGCTGGAAGAGATTGTTGGTGAAGATGTCCTCGAACGCATTCCAGGAGCCGGCGCGACTGATCCGAAGGCCATTGAGGAGCTACGTGCAAAGGTCGCGCTGCTGGAAACGGAACTCAATGGCTTGCGACGCCATTTTGGCAGCGGCCATTCGGACATCATTCGACGCGAGCAGCAACTGGTTGGACAGAAACAACGGCTGGCGAACATGCAGCTGCAGTTGGGTGAAAACGTCAATGTGGGCGTGCGCGACCCGCAGGTCGGTCAGTGGCTGATCAAGCAGATTGAGGCCGAAGTCCAGGCCACTCGGCAATATGAACAATCGCTGAAGCACGAGTACAGTGTGGTGGAGGCGGACGCTTTGGAATTGAGCGGCAAGCTGGCCGGAATTCAGGTAGCCGAACGTGAAGTGGAAACACTGCGGGAATTGCATTCGTCATTGCTAAAACGACTAAATTCAATCAATCCGGACCATGGTAGCGGAGCATTCAAAGTCGCGCCGCTAAGCGACCCGAGAATCCCGAAGTTTGCCGTGTATCCGGTGCTAACTAACACCTTGGTGATGTTCTGTGTTGCGGCGGTCGCTTTGGCGTTGGGAGTGATCTACGTGATCGACCTCATGGACGATCGGCTGCGGTCGCCGGAAGAAGTTCGAGATGAACTGGGGCTGAATGTGTTAGGAATCATTC
This DNA window, taken from Fuerstiella marisgermanici, encodes the following:
- a CDS encoding MarR family winged helix-turn-helix transcriptional regulator, which translates into the protein MSQEESIGFQILRSIRRIIRRTSEHSRSVGRHGGVSVPQMLCMKAISEFPDNAEVTVAMVAETVQLSAPTVSRILDRLEKNGYALRERKSSDRRKVCISLTEDGWKRIENLPAPLHEQFLQRLETLDPLERLGLQKALERIVELMDAEGIDASPMLTPELEMDNGLAADPQKDQTSIE
- a CDS encoding polysaccharide biosynthesis/export family protein; its protein translation is MIETRLYLVVVACAISGCAQTQYRASELPRKYAARSVRDYSTVDLTPYARQVANQDAIRPGDRLQVTLDTGTLQENSEHVWKVSIDDSGATSLPNIGPVKLAGLTNTEAERSIVKTSLERDVFLTPTVEVKVAQRRERIILVSGAVEEPGPVKILDDDVSLADVIVQAGGITSEASGTITISSSPDSDTAPAAPLVPNAVLPVGQKTVQATVISLETASKAELAETKLGEGSVVHVEATTPRPIKVVGVIKNQVVEVPSGQNVRLLDAVTQAGGQTYSNWISDRVTITRHVPGSDETIRIKGSIRKARADSAENILLAPYDIITVEENLMTFTLSTLSGLFGAGANAARIGAY
- the ectA gene encoding diaminobutyrate acetyltransferase; protein product: MTDIKVSTTSQLRLRPPSVEDAASIWRIVNESGVLDRNSSYLYLLMCRDFARTCLVAESDGEVVGFVIGYRPPDRPHVLFVWQIAVAPAAQGQGLGLRLLTDLVRRCNGDEFPEYVDATIAPSNTASRRLFQALATTFDTQLTEASGFAESDFPPGDHEAEPVIRIGPLSQASCMNPGAF
- a CDS encoding GumC family protein translates to MDPYTLEQLDSTEPQGFHALLRFLRVVNRHRMILVGLVAAAAFLAVVRHKQIPKQYESTARLMVRQVSADPKSQSNSATEGLLASYRQLLLSDRVLTDTVKELKSLPPELAAEPDRTVWPIRLREMLVVTFETDEYVLEIKCRSTSPESTVNVIEGLSVASGKFMDEYQKDLSVELMKQLERKGETVLKGLLAKENELLEARQNCGDIALSKESEDSHPLVQRVSHLNENLTTVQSRRLQLEATLVSARELVATNSDLTSALKKLEEIVGEDVLERIPGAGATDPKAIEELRAKVALLETELNGLRRHFGSGHSDIIRREQQLVGQKQRLANMQLQLGENVNVGVRDPQVGQWLIKQIEAEVQATRQYEQSLKHEYSVVEADALELSGKLAGIQVAEREVETLRELHSSLLKRLNSINPDHGSGAFKVAPLSDPRIPKFAVYPVLTNTLVMFCVAAVALALGVIYVIDLMDDRLRSPEEVRDELGLNVLGIIRKLPQHEVDQARIYVNDFPQTTHAECFRTLKTSITLSPMDTKCIAITSTEASEGKTTTTVNLAASYAQTGQRTLLIDADMRRPGLSRLLEIRGNGGLSEVLRADSDIPQMCKERVVQTEVPLLEVLPCGPRILNAGMLLSMPALADILDWAVSEYDQVIVDCPPTLPVSDAAIVGRYVDSMLFLMNPDKTHRRSVARAVDQLRSMGLKIVGIVANTSLSEDTSSYGYQYGYGYGNDYGYGHDDEEDDLDSVDFPPPPSSDLGKVA
- a CDS encoding DUF1552 domain-containing protein; the protein is MHRFETHRRRFLQSSGVLLALPTLESLARGGATAAKEQTPPMRMVCIGNEFGMYPEAFWPTTSGRDFEITPLLEPLAAHREDFTILSHLDHGLKGGHFAIHAFLTGVKSADAKSMPDGGISLDQRAAEFVGSKTRFPSLAIGSDDGVHGGCQMSWTRTGTRVPPVPGPRELFQALFIDDGPAAKKKAVDRIALQHSILDSVLSDAKSLKRRLNKADGAKLEEYFSSVRDVESKLNLDRQWQNVPKPSVDLDQPQNQGLTKDLPLIYDLIALALQTDSTRVATLEIGGSFAIRDLGIQKGYHSLSHHGKLKENLDLLVQVERYQTEQYARFIQKLKSLREPGSDGSLLDSTMVLLGSGMGNANSHTNSDLPLILAGGGFRHGELKQFPEDSRKRIPLSNLFVSMLQQFGVETDRFGMSTGTLTGLDVA
- the ectB gene encoding diaminobutyrate--2-oxoglutarate transaminase → MDTFERLESNVRGYCRDFPTTFATARGATLTDIHGDEFIDFFAGAGVLNYGHNPPALKQHLIDYLMNDGVVHALDMSTVAKKKFLETFDRLILKPRGFDYKMMFTGPTGTNAVEAALKLARKVTQRHNVVSFTNGFHGMTLGALALTGNSGKRAGAGVPLGNVSHMPYCDYLGSEADTIGALERFLEDSSSGMDLPAAFILETVQAEGGVNVATRTWLQQLAQLAAQYDVLLIVDDIQVGCGRTGPFFSFETYGLEPDIVCLSKSLSGYGLPMALTLMKPELDIFNPGEHNGTFRGHNPAFVTATAALEEFWSDDRLTRKVNTDAKRIRDVMLDLASECDAEVRGRGMITGMQFENAKAASQISKKAFQQGLIIETAGPKGEVLKALPPLTISDDELTRGLEIMAASVKEVMCKDFVEAG
- a CDS encoding sodium/proline symporter, with amino-acid sequence MNTVAVSFLAFLAIFVGIGIASVLKRRDTPDDYLIAGRSVPPWLAALSAVATNNSGFMFIGQIAYAYRVGIEAVWMMVGWVVGDFVAWLLVHPKVRRESENINVNTVPALMGTRSYGTQRVVTVMAGLLTFILLGVYAAAQLKAGSTALQTLFGWDPKVGVIIGAVIVVVYCFSGGIRASIWTDAAQSIVMLLAMATLLVFAGREVGGPTAMLANLRDQDPTLVRWFPADLKFGFGMYLLGMVFGGFGAIGQPHILVRFMAIRSVDEVRRARMIYFMWFIPFFIGSIAVGLYSRAIMPDLLTIPLTQGLTESAATELAMPELARRLLPDVLIGLTLAGLFSATMSTADSQILVCSGAITQDINPRWKDSYIASKLATLAVAALALSIALFAGQGVFALVLIAWSALGAGLGPALLLRLFHVRLSTLTVVLMMTAGVGTVIGWTMAGYDGDIFKLFPGMLASFAMWPVGEFLARTMQQAEQPSAASETN
- a CDS encoding MarC family protein, whose product is MSEFLSSFALLFVLLNPFLVIIYLVDVVEKLERSNFNRVLWRAGLIAGVVFCSFGVLGDAIFSNIVPAQFASFQIFGGVVFLLIGVQFVFRGPTAIELLRGESEHLAGAIAMPVLIGPGTISASVIVGERHDPLTACAAIFAAVAASVALMLVLKFAHDYVRPRNAALIDRYIEITGRVASLYVGTVSVEMIMQGVRSWAELF
- a CDS encoding ectoine synthase; amino-acid sequence: MIIRKLADLVDTDREQKADTWASRRFLLSGDGMGFSLHDTLIFAGTETPIHYQNHLEAVYCIEGKGRIKDLTHDGEVHEIEAGTMYALSENEKHLLIADTQMRMICVFNPPLVGPETHDENGVYPLLTDS